One window from the genome of Amaranthus tricolor cultivar Red isolate AtriRed21 chromosome 9, ASM2621246v1, whole genome shotgun sequence encodes:
- the LOC130824645 gene encoding uncharacterized protein LOC130824645 yields MPTLNFPLRWESTGDKWWYASPIDWAAANGHYDLVRELLRLDGNHLINLTSLRRIRRLEAVWVDEEQFDDVATCRCEVAKQLFNECQIEKEGKIKNSLIIAGYGGWILYTAASAGNLGFVQELVGKYPLLVFGEGEYGLTDILYAAAKSKNVEVFKVVYDFAVSPRFLGGEGEVEEQMEDVPLGFKMEVKNRAAHAAARGGNLVVLKELLGDCTDVLEFRDANCSTILHSAAGKGQVEVIKHLIASYDMISTIDDKGNTPLHIAAYRGQLSVLEALSKASPSSASAVNNDMDTLLHVAIVGFQSPGFRRLDQQIDLMKQLVSSKSFIIENIINSKNSEGRTALHLAIIGNIHSDLVQLLMKAPYINVNIRDDHGMTPLDYLKRQPKSASSEILIRQLISAGGISSCKDYAVRKAFASHLKMQGVCTSPGTSFRVSDNEIFLNTGIDCLMNSTAGRFCGEHVRLQSSTEASRCSSPTKDDNRIPNIKKSGPLQNAAKRLKHMFHWPSVKRKETERTKRTSEKEESFSDKRWSASDEMPIPLRERYSNASCLSSNKRTLSVRSNLSSPTNRKKMASWIVRHDGLLHDQLKVNLSALSSSSSEKGKEICVKHENARPSCSKQVNTDDNVTWKQGSMDKRFVNPTLCFGGSHLSVKNSVSKQCTKQPVHAAA; encoded by the exons atgccAACTTTAAATTTTCCTTTAAGGTGGGAAAGTACAGGGGATAAATGGTGGTATGCATCTCCTATAGATTGGGCTGCAGCAAATGGTCATTATGACTTAGTTAGGGAACTCCTCAGGCTTGATGGAAACCATCTTATTAACCTAACTTCGCTCCGCCGGATTCGCCGCCTTGAAGCAGTGTGGGTTGATGAAGAACAATTTGATGATGTTGCAACATGCAGGTGTGAAGTTGCAAAACAATTGTTCAATGAATGTCAGATtgaaaaagaagggaaaatcaAGAATTCTTTGATTATTGCTGGTTATGGTGGATGGATTTTATACACTGCTGCATCAGCTGGGAATTTGGGTTTTGTGCAAGAACTTGTAGGAAAATACCCTTTACTTGTATTTGGGGAAGGTGAATATGGGTTGACTGATATACTATATGCTGCTGCTAAGAGTAAGAATGTTGAGGTTTTTAAGGTTGTTTATGATTTTGCCGTTTCCCCGCGGTTTTTGGGTGGAGAAGGAGAGGTAGAGGAGCAAATGGAGGATGTTCCTTTGGGGTTTAAGATGGAGGTGAAGAATAGAGCTGCTCATGCTGCTGCTAGAGGTGGGAATTTGGTTGTTTTGAAGGAACTTCTTGGtgattgtactgatgttttggAGTTTAGAGATGCTAATTGTTCTACTATTCTGCATTCTGCTGCTGGTAAAGGCCAAGTTGAG GTAATTAAGCATTTGATAGCATCCTACGACATGATCTCTACCATTGACGATAAAGGCAACACACCATTGCACATTGCGGCTTACAGAGGCCAGTTATCTGTTCTTGAAGCATTGAGTAAAGCTTCACCTTCATCGGCTTCTGCAGTTAACAACGACATGGATACATTACTCCATGTCGCTATTGTGGGTTTCCAATCCCCTGGTTTTCGTAGACTCGATCAACAGATCGATCTAATGAAACAGCTAGTAAGCAGCAAAAGTTTCATCATCGAAAACATTATCAATTCCAAGAATAGCGAAGGGAGAACTGCTCTTCATTTGGCCATTATTGGGAACATACACTCGGATCTAGTGCAACTATTAATGAAGGCACCCTACATCAATGTAAACATCCGCGATGATCATGGAATGACCCCACTTGATTATCTTAAGCGACAACCAAAATCGGCATCATCAGAGATTTTGATCAGGCAATTGATATCGGCTGGTGGTATCTCGAGCTGTAAAGACTATGCTGTGAGAAAAGCATTTGCTTCCCATTTGAAGATGCAAGGCGTCTGCACTAGCCCAGGAACCTCTTTCAGAGTGTCCGACAATGAAATATTCCTCAACACAGGTATTGACTGTTTGATGAATTCTACTGCAGGCCGGTTTTGTGGAGAACATGTTCGTTTACAGTCTTCGACTGAGGCTAGCCGTTGCAGCTCGCCTACTAAGGACGACAATAGAATTCCCAACATAAAGAAATCAGGCCCATTGCAGAATGCCGCTAAGCGCCTGAAACATATGTTTCATTGGCCATCAGTGAAAAGGAAAGAAACGGAGAGAACTAAGAGAACATCGGAGAAGGAAGAGAGTTTTTCCGACAAAAGATGGAGCGCCTCAGACGAAATGCCAATCCCGCTAAGAGAGCGATATTCCAATGCTTCCTGTCTTTCGAGTAATAAGAGAACTCTCTCTGTGAGGAGTAACCTTTCGAGTCCTACTAACCGAAAGAAAATGGCTTCATGGATTGTACGACACGATGGCTTATTGCACGATCAGCTTAAGGTGAACCTTTCAGCACTTTCATCTAGTTCTTCGGAAAAAGGGAAAGAAATATGTGTGAAACATGAGAACGCAAGACCGTCTTGCTCAAAGCAAGTAAATACCGATGACAATGTGACATGGAAACAAGGATCCATGGACAAGCGATTTGTAAATCCGACTTTGTGCTTTGGGGGATCCCACTTATCAGTTAAGAATTCGGTAAGTAAGCAGTGTACTAAGCAACCGGTTCATGCTGCTGCGTAA